Proteins encoded within one genomic window of Methanosarcina barkeri str. Wiesmoor:
- a CDS encoding response regulator produces the protein MAEERKKAEGRILVVEDEHIVAMGIKRMLKSLGYTVTGVASSGEDAISKAESTFPDVVLMDIMLKGDMDGVEAARKIREGFDVPVVYLTAYSDNIILERAKKTEPFGYIVKPFDEKDLYSSIEIALHRHRKEKEKTE, from the coding sequence ATGGCAGAAGAAAGAAAAAAGGCGGAAGGCAGAATTCTGGTCGTTGAAGACGAGCATATCGTTGCAATGGGAATAAAGAGAATGTTAAAGAGTTTGGGGTACACAGTTACCGGTGTAGCCTCATCTGGAGAGGATGCTATTAGCAAGGCTGAAAGCACTTTCCCTGATGTCGTGCTTATGGATATCATGTTAAAAGGCGATATGGACGGCGTAGAAGCTGCAAGGAAAATCAGGGAAGGGTTTGATGTCCCGGTTGTTTACCTGACTGCTTATTCTGATAATATAATTCTTGAAAGGGCTAAGAAAACTGAACCTTTCGGTTATATCGTAAAACCTTTTGATGAGAAAGACCTGTACAGCAGCATTGAGATAGCACTGCACAGGCACAGGAAGGAAAAAGAAAAAACTGAATGA